One stretch of Bombina bombina isolate aBomBom1 chromosome 7, aBomBom1.pri, whole genome shotgun sequence DNA includes these proteins:
- the LOC128636775 gene encoding uncharacterized protein LOC128636775, with protein MSSPGVSGSDPERRSVAGLATKSGGRGKVAHSLAGPDLGGVGPSVRCCDGQGGALVPGSGVAVSSGSKGEEGQATAALVVGGPKVRQSELGLGSLQLRPMGPSQFSGGDEYGSGEECEEFELGPGEVDLFLNSSDEECVPPSPGSSSKNVSRFGGSAERVSVGPRPESVSHAVGGGGTARFREEVGVCGSHVSFSLPEHSPSERRPGPQPGPSLREDVFDGLEEDFSGLQGSWTDSIRLEHDDGPQQEVRPVGRKEDQPRQLAQQGRPAATSTGGERETTGQRSSGLQATFSSPSSVRNTESTSAGETGLLNVGGSDVTLCVVRSVDCDSVTGSVVAGLKVLLAKLEGVGPAQGVGVERAWVPVDRPAGVPVVERVEDCSVAVPDVSGGGVSVVAQTSGPIVGSSGVVSRQGEGAELRVADTAMSRSCLCSIGPLGMYLTSEVRDKIYKRDFIELFSLLPLEQSFEIPETWPRRRRRREKRDIGSCRKHFLTGFRHF; from the exons ATGTCATCACCCGGTGTGAGCGGCAGTGATCCGGAGCGGAGGTCCGTTGCTGGCCTGGCCACTAAATCTGGAGGCAGGGGTAAGGTGGCTCACAGCCTGGCTGGGCCTGACCTGGGGGGAGTGGGGCCTTCTGTGAGGTGCTGTGATGGACAGGGTGGCGCCCTGGTTCCTGGTAGTGGGGTAGCAGTGAGCAGTGGTAgtaagggagaggagggacaggccACGGCAGCATTGGTGGTTGGTGGTCCCAAAGTCAGGCAGAGTGAGTTAGGCCTGGGTTCTCTCCAGCTTAGGCCCATGGGTCCTAGCCAGTTTAGTGGGGGTGAT GAGTATGGGTCTGGGGAGGAATGTGAGGAGTTTGAGCTGGGCCCTGGGGAGGTGGACTTATTTTTAAACTCCTCTGATGAGGAGTGTGTTCCTCCCTCCCCTGGGTCCTCCAGTAAGAATGTTAGCCGCTTTGGGGGGTCAGCTGAGAGGGTTTCTGTGGGTCCTAGGCCTGAGTCTGTTAGCCATGCTGTGGGGGGAGGGGGTACGGCCAGGTTCAGGGAGGAGGTTGGGGTGTGTGGCTCACATGTTAGCTTTTCTCTTCCAGAGCATAGCCCATCTGAACGACGGCCAGGGCCTCAGCCTGGTCCATCTTTGAGGGAGGATGTCTTTGACGGCCTtgaggaggatttctctggcttGCAAGGTTCCTGGACGGATTCTATTCGTTTGGAGCATGATGACGGTCCACAGCAGGAGGTGCGGCCTGTTGGACGCAAAGAG GATCAACCACGGCAGTTGGCACAACAGGGACGGCCAGCTGCCACTTCTACTGGAGGCGAGCGAGAGACTACGGGGCAACGCAGCAGCGGGCTCCAGGCGACTTTCAGCAGTCCTTCAAGCGTCAGGAATACGGAGAGCACTTCAGCAGGTGAGACAGGGTTGTTGAATGTGGGGGGGAGTGATGTTACATTGTGTGTTGTTAGGAGTGTGGATTGTGATTCAGTGACAGGGAGTGTAGTGGCGGGATTGAAAGTGTTGTTAGCTAAATTGGAAGGAGTTGGCCCTGCGCAAGGGGTTGGTGTAGAGAGAGCGTGGGTCCCTGTTGACAGGCCGGCGGGTGTACCCGTTGTGGAGAGGGTTGAGGACTGCAGTGTGGCGGTCCCTGATGTCTCAGGGGGTGGTGTCTCGGTTGTGGCGCAGACTTCCGGGCCTATAGTGGGGTCTTCCGGGGTGGTCTCGAGGCAGGGTGAGGGAGCTGAGTTGAGGGTGGCTGATACAGCAATGTCTCGGTCGTGTCTCTGCTCAATCGGGCCGTTGGGGATGTACTTGACCTCTGAGGTGAGGGACAAGATATATAAGAGGGATTTTATCGAATTGTTCTCTCTTCTCCCGCTTGAGCAGTCTTTCGAGATCCCGGAGACgtggccaagaaggaggaggaggagagaaaaaagagataTAGGAAGTTGCCGAAAACATTTTCTAACTGGTTTCAGGCATTTTTAA